A genomic segment from Hoeflea sp. IMCC20628 encodes:
- a CDS encoding IS630 family transposase: MRPEIAHARDLWIERRWRFFNKALARLIFIDETSTNTKLTKRTGWSAKGQRFNAYTPFGAWKTQTFIAGLRSHGLTAPWIVNAPMNGRIFETWVETQLAPTLSKGDIVILDNVAFHKSERAEQMVRAKGARLLFLPPYSPDLNPIEMAFSKLKALLRKHAARSFDAISTALGEIVDLFSVTECQNFLKAAGYEAQ, translated from the coding sequence TTGCGGCCGGAGATCGCCCACGCCCGTGATCTCTGGATCGAACGACGCTGGCGCTTCTTCAACAAGGCATTGGCGCGGCTGATCTTTATCGATGAAACATCGACCAACACCAAGCTGACCAAACGCACCGGGTGGTCAGCCAAAGGTCAGCGCTTCAACGCCTATACACCGTTCGGAGCGTGGAAAACGCAGACCTTCATCGCCGGCTTGCGCAGTCACGGACTGACTGCGCCATGGATCGTCAACGCTCCCATGAACGGTCGCATCTTCGAGACCTGGGTCGAAACCCAGCTGGCTCCAACCTTGTCAAAAGGCGACATCGTCATCCTCGACAATGTCGCCTTCCACAAAAGCGAGCGGGCAGAACAAATGGTCAGGGCAAAAGGCGCCAGGCTCCTCTTCCTGCCGCCCTACAGCCCCGACCTCAATCCCATCGAGATGGCCTTTTCAAAGCTCAAGGCGCTGCTGCGAAAGCACGCTGCCCGCAGCTTCGACGCCATCAGCACGGCGCTCGGCGAGATCGTAGACCTCTTCTCTGTCACAGAATGTCAAAACTTCTTAAAGGCTGCAGGCTATGAGGCACAATAG
- the istA gene encoding IS21 family transposase: MSRRQAAKHFNLSRDSVAKMMAYSTPPGYQRQSPVRRPKLDAFVSTIDHWLDKDIKLPRKQRHTAKRVFDRLRDERGFTGGYTIIKDYMREREQRRQEVFVPLSHARGHGQADFGEAMVVIGGVERKAHFFVLDLPHSDGCYVRAYPAAVSEAWVDGHVHAFAFFGAVPQSIVYDNDRCLVAKILPDGTRKRATLSGFLSHHLIRDRYARPGKGNDKGSVEGLVGYARRNFMVPIPEFATWEAFNAWLEEQCRKRQRDRLRGESETIRERLLRDVAAMRALAASPFDACDQASAKVTAQSLVRYKTNDYSVPVAYGRREYVQVLRLLESFELADLHAAVKQAIQLGAIGFDAVKHLILCRVERRPPRLDLSIYPYLPRATVETTSAKAYMRLLSTNAGEAA; the protein is encoded by the coding sequence ATGAGCCGGCGTCAGGCTGCAAAGCATTTCAACCTATCGCGCGACAGCGTGGCCAAGATGATGGCGTATTCAACACCGCCGGGCTACCAGCGTCAGTCACCGGTCCGGCGGCCGAAGCTGGACGCGTTCGTGTCGACAATCGATCACTGGCTCGATAAAGACATAAAGCTGCCGCGCAAGCAGCGCCATACGGCCAAGCGCGTGTTTGACCGGCTTCGAGACGAGCGCGGGTTTACCGGCGGCTACACGATCATCAAGGATTACATGCGCGAGCGCGAGCAACGCCGCCAGGAGGTGTTCGTGCCGCTGTCGCATGCGCGGGGGCATGGGCAGGCTGATTTCGGCGAGGCAATGGTGGTGATCGGCGGCGTGGAGCGGAAGGCGCACTTCTTCGTGCTTGATCTGCCCCACAGCGACGGTTGCTATGTGCGGGCCTATCCGGCGGCGGTGTCGGAGGCCTGGGTGGACGGTCACGTCCATGCGTTCGCTTTCTTTGGGGCCGTGCCGCAATCGATCGTCTACGACAATGATCGCTGCCTGGTGGCCAAGATCCTGCCCGACGGCACGCGCAAGCGCGCTACGCTGAGCGGCTTTCTTTCCCACCACCTGATCCGGGATCGCTACGCCCGCCCTGGCAAGGGCAACGACAAGGGAAGCGTCGAAGGGCTTGTTGGCTATGCCCGGCGCAACTTCATGGTGCCAATCCCAGAGTTTGCGACGTGGGAAGCGTTCAACGCCTGGCTGGAGGAGCAATGCCGCAAGCGCCAGCGCGACAGGCTGCGCGGCGAGAGCGAGACGATAAGAGAACGGCTACTGCGCGATGTGGCCGCCATGCGCGCGCTAGCGGCGTCGCCCTTTGATGCCTGTGACCAGGCCAGCGCCAAGGTAACGGCCCAGTCGCTTGTGCGCTACAAGACCAACGACTATTCCGTCCCGGTCGCCTATGGCCGGCGAGAGTATGTGCAGGTGCTTCGTCTGCTGGAAAGCTTCGAACTCGCCGACCTCCATGCGGCGGTGAAGCAGGCCATCCAGCTTGGAGCGATCGGCTTCGACGCCGTCAAGCATCTGATCCTGTGCCGGGTGGAACGCCGGCCACCGCGGCTGGATCTGTCCATCTATCCCTATCTGCCACGGGCGACGGTCGAGACGACCTCGGCGAAGGCGTATATGCGCCTTCTCTCGACGAACGCAGGAGAAGCGGCATGA
- a CDS encoding transposase codes for MGKPHPVELRARVVGFVEEGNSHREPTRHFRVSPRFVNNMMILHRATGSLAPQRQGHPPGGKLTAHGEWIEARVAANGEVTLDELCIELAGRGVDVDRSTVGRFLNRLGLRAAVRKSATVAGRP; via the coding sequence ATGGGTAAGCCGCATCCGGTTGAGTTGCGTGCGCGTGTCGTTGGGTTTGTAGAAGAAGGCAACAGTCATCGGGAGCCGACCCGGCATTTCCGGGTGTCGCCGAGATTTGTCAACAACATGATGATCCTGCATCGCGCCACCGGCTCGCTTGCGCCACAAAGGCAGGGCCATCCGCCAGGCGGCAAGCTGACGGCGCATGGCGAATGGATTGAGGCCCGTGTCGCCGCGAATGGGGAGGTGACGCTCGATGAGCTCTGCATCGAACTTGCCGGGCGCGGCGTTGATGTGGACCGCTCGACGGTCGGCCGGTTTCTCAACCGGCTTGGGCTGAGAGCGGCGGTGAGAAAGTCTGCCACGGTAGCGGGTCGCCCGTGA
- a CDS encoding IS91 family transposase codes for MVSGLEVADIFRRYGELYRQTHDGHLGRVERRVMSAVEMCRTARLGGHVQQCQDCDTVRIAYNSCRNRHCPKCQGQASRDWLAARQADLLPVGYFHLVFTLPQQIAAIAFQNKEKVYTILFRAVAETLRRIAADPRHLGAEIGFIAVLHSWGQNLHYHPHLHCIVPGGGLSFDQSRWVACRKSFFLPVRVLSRLFRRLFLEELKQVYDQGQLRFFGDIAGLADPAAFNRTIKHMRRIDRVVYAKPPFAGPKQVLAYLGRYTHRITISNSRLVNIDGDRVTFRWKDYRHGSKQNVMTLDADEFIRRFLLHTLPEGLHRMRHYGLLANGHRQQKLDRCRRLLNVRPPEPSVEEPDAKPPPLAHRCPCCGGTMSIIGARNPSKPTCRPAWNDSS; via the coding sequence ATGGTGTCGGGGCTTGAGGTAGCGGATATATTCCGCCGCTACGGGGAACTTTACCGTCAAACACACGACGGTCATCTCGGACGTGTCGAGCGTCGCGTCATGAGTGCGGTCGAGATGTGCCGGACCGCTCGCCTGGGCGGGCATGTCCAGCAATGTCAGGACTGCGACACCGTCCGCATTGCCTATAATTCCTGCCGCAATAGGCATTGCCCAAAATGCCAAGGCCAGGCCAGCCGTGATTGGCTTGCCGCCAGACAGGCAGACCTTCTGCCCGTCGGCTATTTCCATCTCGTCTTCACCCTGCCGCAACAGATCGCCGCGATCGCCTTTCAGAACAAGGAGAAGGTCTACACGATCCTGTTTCGTGCCGTCGCCGAGACACTGCGCAGGATTGCTGCCGATCCCAGACATCTGGGTGCCGAGATCGGCTTCATCGCCGTGCTGCACTCCTGGGGCCAGAATCTCCACTATCATCCACATCTCCATTGCATCGTTCCAGGCGGCGGATTGTCATTCGACCAGTCTCGCTGGGTTGCCTGCCGGAAGAGCTTCTTCCTGCCCGTGCGGGTTCTGTCACGGCTGTTTCGGCGGTTGTTTCTGGAAGAACTCAAGCAGGTCTACGATCAGGGTCAGCTTCGGTTCTTCGGCGATATCGCGGGTCTGGCCGATCCCGCTGCATTCAATCGCACCATTAAACACATGCGGCGCATCGACAGGGTGGTCTATGCCAAGCCCCCATTTGCGGGACCCAAACAGGTACTGGCCTATCTCGGACGCTACACACACCGTATCACAATCTCCAATTCCCGCCTCGTCAACATCGATGGTGATCGTGTCACGTTCCGATGGAAGGATTATCGCCACGGCAGCAAACAGAATGTTATGACGCTCGATGCCGATGAGTTCATCCGCCGTTTCCTGCTTCACACCCTGCCAGAGGGCCTCCACCGCATGCGTCATTATGGACTTCTTGCCAATGGTCATCGGCAGCAAAAGCTGGACCGATGTCGCAGGCTGCTCAACGTCCGGCCGCCGGAGCCGTCGGTCGAAGAACCGGATGCAAAGCCACCACCATTGGCGCACCGCTGCCCCTGTTGTGGTGGAACAATGTCGATCATCGGCGCGCGGAACCCGTCCAAGCCAACCTGCCGGCCAGCATGGAACGACAGCTCATGA
- a CDS encoding tyrosine-type recombinase/integrase, with protein MTEISPLRRRMIDDMTIRNLSPATQRSYLHAVTKFSRYFGRSPDRCGLEDVRAFQVHLVSSGISWPALNQTVCALRFFYGVTLDHHEIPERIAYARTPAKLPTILNDGEIVRFLEAVPSLKTRTALTTAYAAGLRASETVHLKVSNIDGERGVIRVEHGKGGKDRNVMLSAQLLSILRVHWKLARPQVWLFPGREGTKPIDVQVLHSACRSARIAAGIDKRVTVHTLRHSFATHLLESGTDIRIIQVLLGHNNLSTTARYTKVSNALIRSTTSPLDRLTLEVVPPG; from the coding sequence ATGACCGAGATAAGCCCCCTGCGCCGGCGGATGATCGATGATATGACGATCCGCAACTTGTCGCCTGCGACACAGCGCTCCTACCTTCATGCAGTGACGAAGTTCTCGCGGTATTTCGGCCGATCGCCTGACCGCTGCGGACTGGAAGATGTTCGCGCCTTTCAGGTTCATCTGGTGTCATCGGGCATTTCATGGCCAGCCTTGAACCAGACGGTCTGCGCCCTCCGTTTCTTCTATGGCGTCACGCTTGACCATCACGAGATACCAGAACGTATTGCCTATGCCCGAACGCCAGCCAAGCTGCCAACTATTCTGAACGACGGCGAGATCGTCCGGTTTCTTGAAGCAGTTCCGAGCCTGAAGACGCGCACGGCGCTGACGACAGCCTATGCGGCAGGATTGCGGGCCTCCGAGACGGTCCATCTGAAGGTCAGCAATATCGACGGCGAACGCGGTGTCATACGGGTTGAGCATGGCAAAGGCGGCAAGGACAGGAATGTTATGCTGTCAGCGCAGCTACTCAGTATCCTGCGGGTTCACTGGAAGCTGGCGCGGCCGCAAGTCTGGCTGTTTCCGGGCCGAGAAGGAACCAAACCCATCGACGTTCAGGTTCTGCATTCGGCCTGTCGTTCTGCGCGTATCGCCGCCGGCATCGACAAACGGGTGACGGTGCATACGCTTCGCCACAGCTTTGCCACCCATCTGCTGGAAAGCGGCACCGACATCCGCATCATCCAGGTGCTACTGGGCCACAACAATCTGTCCACCACTGCGCGCTACACGAAGGTGTCCAACGCCCTGATCCGCAGCACAACCAGCCCGCTCGACCGTCTGACGCTGGAGGTTGTGCCGCCGGGCTGA
- the cysN gene encoding sulfate adenylyltransferase subunit CysN — translation MQNPTVPDLAGGVTAYLNRQENKSLLRFITCGSVDDGKSTLIGRLLYDTKMIFEDQLAALESDSRKHGTVGEDIDFALLVDGLEAEREQGITIDVAYSFFATEKRKFIVADTPGHEEYTCNMATGASTADLAVLLIDARKGVLEQTRRHSHIVSLLGIRQIVLAINKIDLVDHDQAVFDRIVAEYRTFAETLGFDDIRAIPISARFGDNVSIPSKAMTWYDGPTLIEHLESVVLPDSAAELPFRFPVQLVVRPHLDFRGFSGQICSGKITVGDPFVVANSGQPGRIKSIVTASGELPSAREGQAVTLVLDGEVDVSRGSMLSAPDARPLVSDQFQAHVIWFDRHALLPGRSYILRSETMSTPASVTTLKHKIDVNSLVLEAATHLNRNEIGVCNISTQTPIAFDAYRDNRATGNFILIDRMTNATVGAGMIDHALRRADNVHRQNIDITREARSALKQQMPTVLWFTGLSGSGKSTIANLVEKQLHTLGRHTMMLDGDNVRHGLNRDLGFTQEDRVENIRRVAEVARLMSDAGMIVLVSFISPFRSERRMAREIMAPGEFLEVFVDTPLEECARRDPKGLYKKAMSGNLVNFTGISSPYEAPEKPDIHLKTVDDNAEALAKLVVDRLNRDFS, via the coding sequence ATGCAAAATCCAACGGTTCCAGATCTGGCGGGCGGCGTTACGGCCTATCTCAACCGTCAGGAAAACAAGTCGCTGCTGCGATTCATCACCTGTGGCTCGGTGGATGACGGCAAATCCACCCTGATCGGCCGGCTGCTCTACGACACCAAGATGATTTTCGAAGACCAGCTGGCTGCGCTGGAAAGCGACAGCCGCAAGCACGGGACAGTTGGCGAAGACATCGATTTCGCCCTGCTGGTCGATGGGCTGGAAGCCGAACGCGAACAGGGCATCACCATCGATGTCGCCTACAGTTTCTTCGCCACGGAAAAGCGCAAGTTCATCGTCGCCGACACGCCGGGGCATGAGGAATACACCTGCAACATGGCGACCGGCGCCTCGACAGCCGACCTGGCCGTCTTGCTAATCGATGCCCGCAAGGGCGTACTCGAGCAGACCCGGCGCCACTCCCACATCGTGTCACTACTGGGGATTCGCCAGATCGTGCTGGCGATCAACAAGATTGATCTGGTGGACCATGACCAGGCCGTTTTCGACCGCATCGTCGCAGAGTACCGCACTTTCGCCGAAACCCTTGGCTTTGATGACATCCGCGCCATCCCGATCTCCGCGCGATTTGGCGACAATGTGTCGATCCCGTCGAAGGCGATGACCTGGTACGATGGGCCGACGCTGATCGAGCATCTGGAAAGCGTGGTTCTGCCGGACAGCGCAGCCGAGCTTCCATTCCGGTTTCCGGTTCAGCTCGTCGTCCGCCCGCATCTCGACTTCCGCGGGTTTTCCGGTCAGATCTGCTCCGGCAAGATCACTGTCGGCGATCCCTTTGTGGTTGCTAATTCCGGCCAGCCGGGCAGGATCAAATCCATCGTGACGGCCAGCGGCGAACTGCCCTCGGCCCGCGAGGGACAGGCCGTGACGCTGGTGCTGGATGGCGAAGTCGATGTGTCCCGCGGCTCCATGCTGTCGGCCCCGGACGCACGGCCGCTAGTCAGCGATCAGTTCCAGGCGCACGTGATCTGGTTCGACCGGCATGCCCTGTTGCCAGGGCGAAGCTATATTTTGCGTAGCGAAACCATGTCGACGCCAGCCAGCGTGACAACGCTCAAGCACAAGATTGACGTCAATTCACTGGTGCTCGAGGCCGCCACGCATCTTAACCGCAATGAGATCGGCGTGTGCAACATTTCCACCCAGACGCCGATCGCCTTTGATGCCTATCGCGACAACCGGGCGACCGGCAATTTCATCCTGATCGACCGGATGACCAACGCCACGGTCGGCGCCGGCATGATTGATCATGCGCTTCGCCGGGCCGACAATGTGCATCGGCAGAACATTGACATCACCCGCGAGGCGCGCAGTGCGCTCAAGCAACAGATGCCGACGGTTCTCTGGTTTACCGGCCTCTCGGGCTCAGGCAAGTCAACCATCGCCAATCTGGTCGAAAAGCAGCTCCACACGCTCGGGCGCCACACCATGATGCTTGATGGCGACAATGTGCGACACGGGCTCAACCGCGACCTGGGTTTTACCCAGGAAGACCGGGTCGAGAATATTCGCCGTGTCGCCGAAGTGGCGCGGCTGATGAGCGACGCTGGCATGATCGTGCTGGTCTCGTTCATTTCTCCGTTCCGCTCGGAACGCAGGATGGCACGCGAGATTATGGCGCCCGGTGAATTTCTCGAGGTTTTCGTCGACACGCCCCTTGAGGAATGCGCCCGGCGCGATCCCAAGGGGCTGTACAAGAAGGCGATGTCCGGAAACCTGGTAAATTTCACAGGCATCTCCTCTCCCTACGAGGCGCCCGAGAAACCCGATATTCACCTTAAAACCGTGGACGACAATGCAGAGGCGTTGGCCAAGCTGGTTGTCGATCGGCTCAACCGAGATTTCAGCTAA